In Polaribacter sp. L3A8, a genomic segment contains:
- a CDS encoding helix-turn-helix domain-containing protein, with protein MREREREREREKIKDTCKSILNNLEEKRKQVGISRYDMALHLGITENGYFKVIKGHTKLDTERLLLILNKLAISPKEFFKDYKD; from the coding sequence ATGAGAGAAAGAGAAAGAGAAAGAGAAAGAGAAAAAATAAAAGATACTTGTAAAAGTATATTAAACAATTTAGAAGAAAAAAGAAAACAAGTTGGTATAAGCCGTTATGATATGGCACTTCATTTAGGGATAACAGAAAATGGTTATTTTAAAGTTATTAAAGGACACACAAAGCTAGATACAGAACGCTTATTACTTATTTTAAATAAACTAGCTATTTCGCCAAAGGAGTTTTTTAAAGATTATAAAGACTAA
- a CDS encoding fumarate reductase/succinate dehydrogenase flavoprotein subunit, which yields MALDSKVPKGPIKDKWTDYKNKIDLVNPANKRNIDVIVVGTGLAGGSAAATLAELGYNVKAFAYQDSPRRAHSIAAQGGINAAKNYQGDGDSTYRLFYDTVKGGDYRSREANVYRLAEVSANIIDQCVAQGVPFARDYGGLLDNRSFGGVLVSRTFYAKGQTGQQLLLGAYSAMNRQIARGKIEMFNRHEMLDVVIVDGKARGIIARNLITGEIERHSAHAVVIGSGGYGNVYFLSTNAMGSNATAAWKIHKKGAYFANPCYTQIHPTCIPRSGDYQSKLTLMSESLRNDGRIWVPKNMEDVLAIREGKKSPNDLTEDQRDYYLERRYPAFGNLVPRDVASRAAKERCDAGYGVNATGEAVYLDFASAFTRYGKEQAKIHNIENASPAKIKELGQEIVRAKYGNLFQMYEKIIDQNPYETPMMIYPAVHYTMGGVWVDYNLMTTIPGCYCIGEANFSDHGANRLGASALMQGLADGYFVLPYTIGDYLSADIRTGKISTETAEFDAAEKEVTERINHFIENKGTKSVDYFHKKLGKVMWDKAGMSRNAKGLQEAMVEIKAIREEFWKEVSVPGSASEMNPELEKAGRVADFLELGELFAKDALMRAESCGGHFREESAELDGPQKGEAKRNDVDFAFAAAWEYKGEPADAVLHKEELEFNDIELKQRSYK from the coding sequence ATGGCTTTAGATTCAAAAGTACCAAAAGGTCCAATTAAAGATAAATGGACAGATTATAAAAATAAAATAGACTTGGTAAACCCTGCAAACAAACGTAATATAGACGTTATTGTTGTAGGTACAGGATTAGCAGGTGGTTCTGCCGCAGCAACATTAGCAGAGTTAGGCTATAATGTTAAAGCATTTGCTTACCAAGATTCTCCAAGAAGAGCGCATTCTATTGCTGCACAAGGAGGAATTAACGCTGCAAAAAATTACCAAGGAGATGGAGATTCTACTTACAGATTATTTTACGATACTGTAAAAGGTGGAGATTACCGTTCTCGTGAAGCAAACGTATATCGTTTAGCTGAAGTTTCTGCAAATATTATTGATCAATGTGTAGCACAAGGAGTTCCTTTTGCACGTGATTATGGTGGTTTGTTAGACAATCGTTCTTTTGGTGGAGTTTTAGTTTCTAGAACTTTTTATGCAAAAGGACAAACGGGGCAACAATTATTATTGGGAGCGTATTCTGCAATGAATAGACAAATTGCTCGTGGTAAAATAGAGATGTTTAACAGACATGAAATGTTAGACGTTGTTATTGTTGATGGAAAAGCAAGAGGAATTATTGCAAGAAATTTAATTACAGGAGAAATTGAGCGTCATTCTGCACATGCTGTTGTAATTGGTTCTGGAGGTTACGGAAATGTATATTTCTTATCTACAAACGCAATGGGTTCTAATGCAACTGCAGCTTGGAAAATACACAAGAAAGGAGCTTATTTTGCAAATCCTTGTTATACGCAAATTCACCCAACATGTATTCCTCGTTCTGGAGATTATCAGTCTAAATTAACATTGATGTCTGAGTCTTTACGTAATGATGGACGTATTTGGGTTCCTAAAAACATGGAAGATGTTTTAGCAATTAGAGAAGGAAAGAAATCACCTAATGATTTAACAGAAGATCAAAGAGATTACTATTTAGAAAGACGTTACCCTGCATTTGGTAACTTAGTACCGCGTGATGTTGCATCTAGAGCAGCAAAAGAACGTTGTGATGCTGGTTACGGAGTAAATGCAACAGGAGAAGCTGTGTATTTAGATTTTGCATCTGCTTTTACACGTTACGGAAAAGAGCAAGCAAAAATTCATAATATAGAAAATGCATCACCTGCAAAAATAAAAGAATTAGGACAAGAGATTGTTAGAGCAAAATATGGAAACTTATTTCAGATGTATGAGAAAATCATAGATCAAAACCCGTATGAAACTCCAATGATGATTTATCCAGCGGTACACTATACAATGGGTGGTGTTTGGGTAGATTATAACTTAATGACAACTATTCCTGGATGTTACTGTATTGGAGAAGCAAATTTCTCTGACCACGGAGCAAACAGATTAGGAGCTTCTGCATTAATGCAAGGTTTGGCAGATGGTTATTTTGTACTACCTTATACTATTGGAGATTATTTATCTGCTGATATTAGAACAGGAAAAATATCTACTGAAACTGCAGAATTTGACGCAGCAGAAAAAGAAGTTACAGAAAGAATCAATCATTTTATTGAAAATAAAGGAACAAAATCTGTAGACTATTTCCATAAGAAATTAGGAAAAGTAATGTGGGACAAGGCAGGTATGTCTAGAAACGCAAAAGGATTACAAGAAGCAATGGTAGAAATTAAAGCCATTCGTGAAGAATTCTGGAAAGAAGTTTCTGTACCAGGATCTGCAAGTGAAATGAACCCAGAATTAGAAAAAGCAGGTAGAGTTGCAGATTTCTTAGAGTTAGGTGAGTTATTTGCTAAAGATGCCTTAATGAGAGCAGAATCTTGTGGAGGTCACTTTAGAGAAGAATCTGCAGAATTAGATGGCCCTCAAAAAGGAGAAGCAAAACGTAACGATGTAGATTTCGCTTTTGCAGCTGCTTGGGAATATAAAGGAGAACCTGCAGATGCAGTTTTACACAAAGAAGAATTAGAGTTTAACGATATTGAATTGAAACAACGTTCATACAAATAA
- a CDS encoding aspartate:alanine exchanger family transporter, translated as MEFFSELLTKDYFVLFLVIGLGITLGNIRVKGINFDTSAVIFVAIFFGYLYNLYGITFNIPSIIQSVGLVLFIYTIGMQAGPSFFSSFKEQGTKLITLAGITVLTGGITAVSISYIYDVDMNMMSGLLTGALTSTPGLAASIEASQSPLASIGYGIAYPFGVLGVILFVKLGPSLFRVNIKKEEKDFEEKSNSNTPMVINKNLIISNENVNGKTIKELRIRFMTKANISRIMKPNQLPICPTKDTILETGDIIKAVGTVNALERIEVLLGKVTDIEIPRSGTYEVKWYVVSNDAVVNKSIRELNLLENYSATITRIRRASIDLAPHPTTKIKFGDKILVSCSIGNVSAVTQLFGNSLKRIGQTSFLPVALGIVIGILVGAIAIPLGGISLKLGLTGGVLLASIFLSWKGKVGPVIWNLSGPANQILRQFGLLLFLTPVGLNAGQSLISAIEKHGFILFLYGALITLVPMITTVLVGRFLLKINFLSILGALTGGMTSTPGLSATDSMTESEAPQVAYAAVYPFSLVLIIIVAEVMAML; from the coding sequence ATGGAATTTTTTTCAGAATTACTCACCAAAGATTACTTTGTGTTATTTCTAGTTATTGGCTTAGGAATTACCCTTGGAAATATTCGAGTAAAAGGGATTAATTTTGATACTTCGGCAGTTATTTTTGTAGCCATTTTTTTCGGGTACTTATATAACTTATATGGTATTACTTTTAATATTCCTTCTATCATACAAAGTGTGGGGTTGGTTTTATTTATTTACACCATAGGTATGCAAGCAGGCCCTTCTTTTTTCAGTTCTTTTAAAGAACAAGGAACAAAATTGATTACACTGGCAGGAATTACAGTATTAACAGGTGGAATTACAGCTGTCTCTATTTCTTATATTTATGATGTAGATATGAATATGATGAGTGGTTTGTTAACAGGTGCATTAACCTCTACACCTGGTTTGGCTGCTTCTATAGAGGCTTCTCAATCTCCTTTAGCATCAATTGGTTATGGTATTGCGTATCCTTTTGGGGTTTTAGGCGTTATTTTATTTGTAAAACTAGGCCCCTCTTTATTTAGAGTTAACATTAAAAAAGAAGAAAAAGATTTTGAAGAAAAATCAAACTCTAATACTCCAATGGTAATTAATAAAAACTTAATTATCTCTAATGAAAACGTTAACGGAAAAACTATTAAAGAGTTAAGAATACGTTTTATGACCAAAGCGAATATTTCTCGTATCATGAAACCGAATCAACTACCTATTTGCCCTACAAAAGACACAATCTTAGAAACTGGAGATATTATTAAAGCGGTAGGTACAGTAAATGCATTAGAAAGAATAGAAGTTTTATTAGGTAAAGTTACCGATATAGAAATTCCACGTAGTGGAACTTACGAGGTAAAATGGTATGTTGTAAGTAATGATGCTGTGGTAAATAAAAGCATTAGAGAACTCAATTTGTTAGAAAACTATTCTGCAACAATTACACGTATTAGAAGAGCAAGTATCGATTTAGCACCGCACCCAACAACTAAAATAAAATTTGGAGATAAAATTTTAGTTTCTTGCTCTATAGGAAACGTTTCTGCTGTTACACAACTCTTTGGAAATAGTTTAAAAAGAATTGGGCAAACGAGTTTTTTACCAGTTGCACTTGGTATTGTTATTGGTATTCTTGTTGGTGCAATCGCAATTCCTTTGGGAGGGATCAGTTTAAAACTAGGTCTTACAGGAGGTGTGCTTTTAGCTTCTATTTTTTTAAGTTGGAAAGGAAAAGTTGGGCCTGTAATTTGGAATTTATCTGGGCCTGCAAATCAAATACTACGTCAGTTTGGGTTATTATTATTCTTAACACCTGTTGGTCTTAATGCAGGACAGAGTTTAATTTCTGCCATTGAAAAACATGGTTTTATTTTATTTTTGTATGGAGCGCTTATTACTTTAGTTCCAATGATTACAACGGTTCTTGTTGGACGCTTCTTACTAAAAATTAATTTTTTATCTATTTTAGGAGCATTAACCGGAGGGATGACTTCAACTCCAGGTTTAAGTGCAACAGATTCTATGACAGAATCAGAAGCACCACAAGTTGCTTATGCAGCAGTTTATCCTTTTTCTTTAGTACTTATTATTATAGTAGCAGAAGTGATGGCGATGTTATAA
- a CDS encoding succinate dehydrogenase/fumarate reductase iron-sulfur subunit: MNLTLKIWRQKDAGSKGQMVDYKVNDISEHMSFLEMMDVLNEQLVNTGEEPVAFDHDCREGICGACSLYINGEAHGPDRGVTTCQLHMRMFKDGDTITIEPFRASAFPVIKDLVVDRMAFERIQQSGGYISVNTSGNTQDANSLPISKHAADDAMDAATCIGCGACVATCKNSSAMLFVGAKVSQYALLPQGQVEAADRVKNMVAQMDLEGFGNCTNTGACEVECPKGISLDNIARMNRELMKANL, encoded by the coding sequence ATGAATTTAACACTTAAAATTTGGAGACAAAAAGACGCTGGTTCAAAGGGTCAAATGGTAGACTATAAAGTGAATGATATTTCAGAGCACATGTCTTTTTTAGAAATGATGGATGTTTTGAATGAACAATTAGTAAACACAGGTGAAGAGCCAGTTGCTTTTGATCATGATTGTAGAGAAGGTATCTGTGGTGCTTGTTCTTTATATATTAATGGAGAAGCTCACGGACCAGATAGAGGTGTTACTACATGTCAGTTGCACATGCGTATGTTTAAAGATGGCGATACTATTACCATAGAGCCATTTAGAGCATCAGCATTTCCTGTAATAAAAGATTTAGTAGTAGACAGAATGGCTTTTGAGCGTATACAACAATCGGGTGGTTACATTTCTGTAAACACATCTGGTAATACGCAAGATGCAAACTCATTGCCAATTTCTAAACACGCAGCAGATGACGCTATGGATGCAGCAACTTGTATTGGTTGTGGTGCTTGTGTGGCTACTTGTAAAAACTCTTCTGCAATGTTATTTGTTGGTGCAAAAGTATCTCAGTATGCTTTATTACCACAAGGACAGGTAGAGGCTGCAGATCGTGTAAAAAACATGGTTGCACAAATGGATTTAGAAGGTTTTGGTAACTGTACAAATACAGGTGCTTGTGAGGTAGAATGTCCTAAAGGAATCTCTTTAGACAACATTGCAAGAATGAATAGAGAATTGATGAAGGCTAATTTATAA
- a CDS encoding SLC13 family permease, which yields MTTTFIILAITIVLFVSGKIRPDIVAITSMMALSMTGILTVNETFSGFSNSSIILIAGLFIVGEAMSRTGLTSWLGNKIIVLSKNNSNKLLVLIIIGSAILSAFMSNTGTVASLMPVIIAASWRLKTPASKMLIPLSFAAATGGLLTLTGTPTNIVTNQAMIDAGIPEFGFFEFAYIGVPLLLLTVIYMRYLGTKLLPSNKSRRVEDIDESIQSIEDSYQLFQGFWRVRIRPNSSAVGKTMKELKLGSLMGVTIIKMISKEDITTSFLKKVGFKKSDLDEFPDLNRQMNVGDELIVNCSENRIHRFIDKYNVAATKLADVDGEFIKQNVLSDEIGMCELIIAPKSSYKGRHINTGRFGKKYNLQVIAVSRYNKRIRGREFDLREGDVILVRAKWEDIKAIQEESRDFLIIGSPEELSKEVGTITRKGIISILAMVFMVCMFIWGPYSSSITVMLTAFIMIAAGCINMNQSYRSINWNVIIIMAGMIPMGVALQKTGGAKFIADSMILLVGEKHPTYFLAGIFLITSFLSQVMSNTATAILMAPIVLVASLELGYSPHPFMMALAVSASTAFLTPFGTPTNTMVMNAGNYKFTDYLKSGAILLLMFFIVSIVLIPIIWPYS from the coding sequence ATGACAACTACATTTATTATTTTAGCAATAACAATTGTTCTTTTTGTATCAGGAAAAATTAGACCAGATATTGTAGCAATCACTAGTATGATGGCGCTAAGTATGACAGGGATCTTAACTGTTAACGAAACTTTTTCTGGATTTAGTAATTCGAGTATTATTTTAATTGCAGGTCTTTTTATTGTTGGAGAAGCAATGAGTAGAACCGGATTAACTTCTTGGTTGGGTAATAAAATTATTGTGCTATCAAAAAATAATTCAAATAAACTATTAGTCTTAATTATTATTGGTTCGGCTATTCTGTCTGCCTTTATGAGTAACACGGGTACAGTTGCATCTTTAATGCCTGTTATAATTGCTGCTTCTTGGAGATTAAAAACTCCTGCTTCAAAAATGTTAATTCCTTTATCGTTTGCAGCTGCTACCGGAGGTTTGTTAACGTTAACAGGTACGCCAACAAATATTGTTACAAACCAAGCAATGATAGATGCTGGAATTCCTGAATTTGGTTTTTTCGAATTTGCATACATAGGGGTTCCTTTGTTACTGTTAACGGTAATTTATATGCGTTATTTGGGAACAAAATTACTACCAAGTAATAAGTCTAGAAGAGTAGAAGATATTGATGAATCAATACAAAGTATAGAAGATTCCTATCAATTATTTCAAGGGTTTTGGAGGGTAAGGATTAGACCTAATTCTTCAGCTGTTGGTAAAACGATGAAAGAATTAAAGTTAGGATCCTTAATGGGAGTAACTATTATAAAAATGATTTCTAAAGAAGATATTACAACTTCTTTTCTTAAAAAGGTAGGTTTCAAAAAAAGTGATTTGGATGAATTTCCAGATTTAAATAGACAAATGAATGTTGGAGATGAGCTCATTGTTAATTGTAGTGAAAATCGTATTCATAGATTTATTGATAAGTATAATGTAGCTGCAACTAAATTGGCAGATGTTGATGGTGAATTTATCAAACAGAATGTACTTTCGGATGAGATTGGGATGTGTGAGTTGATTATTGCTCCAAAATCTAGCTATAAAGGGAGGCATATTAATACCGGTAGATTCGGAAAAAAATACAATTTGCAAGTTATTGCAGTAAGTAGATATAATAAAAGAATTAGAGGTAGAGAATTTGATTTGAGAGAAGGCGATGTTATTTTGGTTCGTGCTAAATGGGAAGACATTAAAGCGATTCAAGAAGAAAGTAGAGATTTCTTAATTATTGGTTCTCCAGAAGAGTTGTCTAAAGAAGTTGGTACCATAACAAGAAAAGGTATTATCTCCATTTTGGCAATGGTATTTATGGTGTGCATGTTTATTTGGGGGCCTTATTCGTCATCAATTACAGTAATGTTAACCGCATTTATTATGATTGCTGCAGGTTGTATTAATATGAATCAATCTTATAGATCTATCAATTGGAATGTGATTATTATAATGGCAGGTATGATACCGATGGGGGTTGCACTTCAAAAAACAGGAGGCGCAAAATTTATTGCAGATTCTATGATTTTATTAGTAGGAGAAAAACATCCCACTTATTTCTTAGCAGGTATCTTCTTAATTACTTCTTTTTTAAGTCAGGTAATGAGTAATACTGCAACGGCAATTTTAATGGCACCAATTGTTTTGGTAGCGTCTTTAGAGTTGGGGTATTCTCCGCATCCATTTATGATGGCATTAGCAGTAAGTGCATCTACGGCTTTTTTAACGCCTTTTGGTACACCTACAAATACAATGGTAATGAATGCAGGTAATTATAAGTTTACAGATTATTTAAAAAGTGGTGCTATTTTACTTCTAATGTTTTTTATAGTAAGCATTGTATTGATCCCTATAATTTGGCCATATAGTTAA
- a CDS encoding succinate dehydrogenase cytochrome b subunit, which produces MSGFFKSSVGRKIAMALSAFFLMFFLIMHISVNLLSLFSEDAFNTASHFMGTNPIVQFALQPVLIIGVVFHFVMGFILELKNKKANGVAYAKNNGAANSSWMSRNMIYSGIAILAFIVLHFIDFWFPEINHKYIAALPEDPTRYFHELQEKFVNPIRVIAYVVAFVFLGLHLAHGFASAFQSMGVTAGRKKALQNFGKIYSIVIPLGFIIIALFHHLFNNH; this is translated from the coding sequence ATGAGCGGATTTTTCAAATCTTCAGTTGGAAGAAAGATAGCCATGGCGCTTTCTGCATTCTTCCTCATGTTTTTTCTAATAATGCATATATCAGTAAATTTACTTTCACTTTTTAGTGAAGATGCATTTAATACAGCTTCTCACTTTATGGGGACAAACCCTATAGTACAGTTTGCTTTGCAGCCGGTATTAATTATTGGTGTTGTTTTTCATTTTGTAATGGGTTTTATTTTAGAGTTAAAAAACAAAAAAGCAAACGGAGTTGCTTATGCTAAAAATAATGGAGCTGCTAATTCATCTTGGATGAGTAGAAACATGATTTACAGTGGAATTGCAATTTTAGCTTTTATTGTTTTACACTTTATCGATTTCTGGTTTCCAGAAATTAACCATAAATATATTGCTGCTTTACCAGAAGATCCAACAAGATATTTTCATGAATTACAAGAGAAGTTTGTAAACCCTATTAGAGTTATTGCTTATGTAGTTGCATTTGTTTTCTTAGGATTGCATTTAGCACATGGTTTTGCATCTGCTTTTCAATCGATGGGAGTTACCGCAGGAAGAAAAAAAGCATTACAAAATTTTGGTAAAATATATTCAATAGTTATTCCTTTAGGATTTATAATTATTGCATTATTTCATCATTTATTTAATAACCATTAA